From Posidoniimonas polymericola, a single genomic window includes:
- a CDS encoding M24 family metallopeptidase → MSSPVKLHYQEVFPPAEFARRRAAVSAAIGDGVAVLQGAPATGAFDLFRQYNDFFYLTGVECPHAYLTIHGKTGRSVLFLLPTDERLAELEGAELAVTFPEETLRLTGCDDVKPLGALADELKSASHLFAPHLPQEGLQACQDTLRVRAKMWSQDPWRGEPATLPQKLGELCPSAELCDLSPILGNLRRIKSAAEVDQMRRTGRLTALAVSEAMRCTAPGMVEGQLRAVAEYVYLLNGAGGGGYRPIIASGDNIWNIHYYRNNCRLEAGELVLMDYAPDAACYTSDIGRMWPVSGQYEPWQRELYGFVVDYQLLLLDIVRPGMTWDSLRGEVEAKMAPILSRVRWSRPSFEQGVRDLLTTCNPLTHEVGMAVHDSSGYQTVPLEPGVVFALDPQLWVREEKLYIRVEDTVVVTDTGIDNLTPQCPHDLDAVTELMREPGLTQLRPDLFAE, encoded by the coding sequence ATGAGTTCACCGGTCAAACTGCACTATCAGGAAGTCTTCCCGCCCGCGGAGTTCGCGCGTCGACGCGCGGCGGTTTCGGCTGCGATCGGAGACGGAGTGGCGGTGCTGCAGGGCGCCCCAGCCACCGGCGCATTCGACCTGTTCCGGCAGTACAACGACTTCTTCTATCTCACTGGCGTGGAGTGCCCGCACGCCTACCTGACCATCCACGGCAAGACCGGGCGGAGCGTGCTCTTCCTGCTGCCGACCGACGAACGCTTGGCTGAGCTCGAAGGCGCCGAACTTGCTGTCACGTTCCCAGAAGAAACGCTGCGCCTCACCGGCTGCGACGACGTGAAGCCGCTTGGGGCGCTAGCCGACGAGCTAAAGTCGGCCAGCCATTTGTTCGCGCCGCACCTGCCTCAAGAAGGTTTGCAGGCCTGCCAGGACACCCTGCGTGTTAGAGCAAAGATGTGGTCCCAAGACCCGTGGCGCGGGGAGCCTGCCACCTTGCCACAAAAGCTCGGCGAACTTTGTCCCTCCGCGGAGCTGTGCGACCTGTCTCCGATTCTAGGAAACCTGCGGCGTATCAAGAGCGCCGCCGAGGTCGATCAAATGCGTCGCACTGGGCGTTTGACCGCGTTGGCGGTCAGCGAGGCCATGCGGTGCACGGCGCCCGGCATGGTTGAGGGGCAGCTGAGGGCGGTCGCCGAGTACGTCTATCTGCTCAATGGCGCGGGCGGCGGCGGTTACAGGCCTATCATCGCCAGCGGCGACAACATCTGGAACATCCACTACTACCGCAACAACTGCCGCCTCGAGGCAGGCGAGCTGGTGCTGATGGACTATGCACCGGACGCCGCGTGCTACACCAGCGACATCGGCCGCATGTGGCCGGTCAGCGGCCAGTACGAGCCGTGGCAGCGCGAGCTGTACGGCTTTGTGGTCGACTACCAGCTGCTGCTGCTCGATATCGTCCGCCCGGGCATGACCTGGGATAGCCTCCGCGGCGAGGTCGAAGCCAAGATGGCCCCGATCCTCTCGCGTGTCCGCTGGTCGCGGCCCTCGTTCGAGCAGGGCGTCCGCGACCTGCTCACAACCTGCAACCCGCTGACGCACGAAGTGGGGATGGCGGTGCACGACTCAAGCGGCTATCAAACAGTACCGCTTGAACCCGGCGTGGTCTTCGCCCTCGACCCGCAACTGTGGGTTCGGGAAGAGAAACTCTACATCCGGGTAGAAGACACCGTGGTCGTCACCGACACGGGGATCGACAACCTGACCCCCCAGTGCCCCCACGACCTGGACGCGGTGACCGAGTTGATGAGAGAGCCGGGTCTGACACAACTCCGACCCGACCTGTTCGCCGAATAG
- a CDS encoding MFS transporter, which produces MKLILSENPALRLSTLCVLYAAQGIPDGFVRIALKTHMISEGVSTQSIGAVIQMVSWPWALKWIWGPFIDRYGYLPMGRRRPWILAAQMGMALALCSMLFVPDLTASIGMIAAMVLLVNIFASLQDVSVDALAIDLLPPEERGMANGFMYGSSYAGTFIGGAVLGWCILHYGFSTAIATQVTLLLLIATAPFLCRERRGDLLVPGPADHHHSRSEDVAHPSSLRQLFGMLIRAFSLRSTVLAAALAIGSLVTVNSHLVFWPVHLQRELGWSSGQWLNLEGNLAVWCGLGGSLAGGLVASVFGPKRTVVLSLGCMAACWLAYYFVADHWTNHSLLTGLFLAESTAAAFLQVSMFALFMGLCWSPIAATQFTAYMAMLNLSNGLGARFAGSIEGAFAMPINHLVLAAIQLALIAVVLGINPNQVVETLGSNPDSETPARPSPGPIEV; this is translated from the coding sequence GTGAAGTTGATCCTAAGTGAGAATCCGGCCCTCCGCCTCTCGACGCTGTGCGTCCTCTATGCGGCCCAAGGCATCCCCGACGGATTCGTGCGGATCGCGCTCAAGACCCACATGATCTCGGAAGGAGTGTCGACGCAGTCGATCGGCGCCGTAATCCAGATGGTGAGCTGGCCTTGGGCGCTGAAGTGGATTTGGGGCCCTTTTATCGATCGCTACGGCTATCTCCCTATGGGGCGCCGCCGCCCGTGGATTCTCGCAGCTCAGATGGGCATGGCGCTCGCATTGTGCTCCATGCTGTTCGTCCCTGACCTCACCGCCAGCATTGGGATGATTGCCGCGATGGTGCTGCTGGTGAACATCTTCGCTTCGCTCCAAGACGTGTCGGTTGATGCATTGGCGATCGACCTGCTGCCGCCTGAGGAACGGGGCATGGCGAATGGGTTTATGTACGGATCTAGCTACGCCGGCACGTTCATTGGCGGCGCGGTGCTGGGGTGGTGCATCCTGCACTACGGCTTCTCGACGGCGATTGCGACTCAGGTGACATTGCTGTTGCTGATCGCCACGGCGCCGTTTCTCTGCCGCGAGCGGCGCGGCGATTTGTTGGTTCCCGGGCCCGCTGATCACCACCACTCTCGCAGTGAAGATGTTGCGCACCCTTCCTCCTTGCGGCAGCTATTCGGAATGCTGATCAGGGCGTTCTCACTGCGGTCGACGGTGCTGGCCGCCGCGCTGGCGATTGGATCCCTGGTGACCGTCAACTCCCACTTAGTGTTCTGGCCGGTGCACCTTCAGCGGGAGCTGGGCTGGTCCAGCGGGCAGTGGCTTAACCTGGAAGGAAACCTTGCCGTCTGGTGCGGCCTGGGAGGGTCGCTCGCGGGCGGGCTGGTCGCATCGGTGTTCGGCCCGAAGAGGACAGTTGTGCTGAGCCTTGGCTGCATGGCTGCGTGCTGGCTGGCCTACTATTTTGTCGCGGACCACTGGACCAATCATTCGCTGCTGACAGGTCTGTTCCTAGCGGAGTCGACGGCGGCTGCGTTCCTCCAGGTCTCGATGTTCGCTCTGTTCATGGGGCTCTGCTGGTCGCCGATTGCGGCTACTCAGTTCACCGCTTACATGGCAATGCTGAATCTTTCCAACGGCTTGGGGGCTCGGTTCGCCGGGTCGATTGAAGGCGCCTTCGCCATGCCAATCAACCACCTGGTATTGGCCGCTATCCAGCTCGCGTTGATCGCCGTCGTTTTGGGGATCAACCCGAACCAGGTAGTCGAGACCCTAGGTTCGAACCCTGATTCGGAGACCCCGGCAAGGCCGTCCCCCGGTCCCATTGAAGTCTAG
- a CDS encoding S9 family peptidase has translation MNRVRLSLTIVVALVASALTVRPAASQPSGPTQQAWTAGWPAPQQRRGRRGGEDGVYKAAIEPHWLGDSSQFWYRNDLRGGQIEYVLIDAAKNTRQPAFDHQRLADALSAATGGAVAPDRLDLERLALSPELKEAIFDFDSEHFTCDLDHYELRQLDKTESSEEERSRRRRGPSGNRGDRAKSPDGRWTASVRDHNLVLQHSEGDEETQLTDDGVESCRYGMLSWSPDSKRLAAFEITPGDDKQVHLLESSPKGGGRAVLHSRGYPLPGDRMSSFELSLFDPETGDHTKPAVDVIDFGWPRLEWRPDGKSLVYTHVDRGHQRLRVMKIDSHTGEPLTVVDEKSETFIWTAHTENLRLDLVNWLEDSEEVIYVSEADGWRHLYLYDASTGELKNQITQGEYVVRGIDRIDEQSRQIWFSASGKNPGQDPYFLHHYRADFDGTNLVALTEGDGDHRVQYSPDRGYLIDTYSRVDSPPVHELRSCADGLLVRKLEEADISELAEKGWRPLEVFHTKGRDGVTDIWGVISLPKDFDPSKTYPVIESIYAGPQGAFVPKSFSVRNRYGSIADLGFVVVQIDGMGTANRSKAFHDVCWHDLKDAGFPDRISWMKAAAKGRPYMDLSRVGVYGGSAGGQNATGALLFHPDFYKVGASGCGCHDNRMDKASWNEQWMGYPVGPQYAECSNIDNAHRLEGKLMLIVGEMDDNVPPESTYRLVDALIRADKDFDFVLVPGAGHGMGGGYGYRRMQEFLVEHLIDNAEQGPSTSESAEPTTAGVNTAESDTQGDGAI, from the coding sequence ATGAACCGCGTGCGTCTCTCGCTCACAATCGTCGTAGCTCTTGTGGCGAGCGCCTTAACGGTGCGTCCCGCTGCCTCGCAGCCCTCCGGACCAACGCAGCAAGCCTGGACGGCAGGTTGGCCAGCCCCGCAGCAGCGGCGAGGGCGTCGCGGCGGGGAGGACGGCGTCTACAAGGCCGCCATCGAGCCGCACTGGCTGGGCGATTCGAGCCAGTTCTGGTACCGCAACGACCTCCGAGGCGGGCAGATCGAATACGTCCTTATCGACGCAGCGAAGAACACCCGCCAGCCGGCATTCGATCATCAGCGGCTGGCTGACGCCTTGAGTGCGGCTACCGGAGGGGCAGTCGCGCCCGACCGACTCGATCTGGAAAGGCTGGCGTTGTCGCCAGAACTGAAAGAAGCGATCTTCGATTTCGACAGCGAACATTTCACCTGCGATTTAGACCACTATGAACTCCGCCAGCTCGATAAGACCGAGTCGTCTGAGGAGGAACGTTCCCGCCGCAGGCGAGGTCCGAGCGGCAATAGGGGGGACCGAGCCAAGTCTCCGGACGGCCGATGGACCGCCTCCGTGCGAGATCACAACCTGGTGCTGCAGCATTCGGAGGGGGACGAAGAGACCCAACTCACCGACGACGGTGTCGAGTCCTGCCGCTACGGCATGCTCAGCTGGTCGCCCGATTCGAAGCGTCTCGCGGCGTTTGAGATCACGCCGGGCGACGACAAGCAGGTGCACCTGCTCGAGTCCTCTCCCAAGGGCGGGGGTCGCGCCGTGCTTCACAGCCGTGGCTACCCACTGCCGGGCGACCGGATGTCGTCGTTCGAACTGAGTCTCTTTGATCCAGAAACCGGCGACCACACCAAGCCGGCGGTCGACGTCATCGACTTCGGCTGGCCCCGGCTCGAGTGGCGGCCCGACGGCAAGAGTCTCGTCTACACGCACGTGGACCGGGGGCATCAGCGGCTCAGAGTCATGAAGATTGACTCGCACACCGGCGAGCCGTTGACGGTTGTCGACGAGAAGTCCGAGACCTTCATCTGGACCGCCCACACGGAGAATCTGCGGCTCGACCTCGTGAACTGGCTGGAAGACTCTGAAGAGGTGATCTACGTGTCGGAGGCCGACGGCTGGCGCCACCTGTACCTCTACGACGCGTCCACGGGCGAGCTAAAGAATCAGATCACGCAGGGCGAGTACGTCGTGCGTGGTATAGACCGCATCGACGAGCAGAGCCGGCAGATCTGGTTCTCGGCCAGCGGCAAGAACCCGGGCCAAGACCCGTACTTCCTGCACCACTACCGGGCCGACTTCGACGGGACGAATCTCGTCGCGCTGACCGAGGGCGACGGCGACCACCGGGTGCAGTACTCTCCGGATAGAGGCTACCTCATTGACACCTACAGCCGGGTCGACTCGCCGCCGGTGCACGAGCTAAGAAGCTGCGCCGACGGCTTGCTGGTCCGGAAGCTCGAGGAGGCGGATATCTCGGAGTTGGCCGAGAAGGGCTGGAGGCCGCTCGAGGTGTTCCACACCAAGGGGCGTGATGGCGTCACCGATATCTGGGGCGTCATCAGCCTGCCGAAAGACTTCGATCCGTCGAAGACCTACCCGGTGATCGAGTCGATCTACGCCGGGCCTCAGGGGGCATTCGTTCCCAAGTCGTTCAGCGTGCGCAACCGCTACGGGTCGATTGCCGACCTCGGATTTGTGGTCGTGCAGATTGACGGAATGGGGACCGCCAACCGCAGCAAAGCGTTCCATGACGTGTGCTGGCACGACCTGAAAGACGCCGGGTTCCCGGATCGGATCAGTTGGATGAAGGCCGCGGCCAAGGGCCGGCCGTACATGGACCTCAGCCGTGTGGGGGTCTACGGCGGCTCGGCCGGCGGCCAAAACGCGACTGGGGCCCTGCTGTTCCACCCCGATTTCTACAAAGTGGGCGCGTCGGGTTGCGGTTGCCACGACAACCGAATGGACAAAGCCTCCTGGAACGAACAGTGGATGGGCTACCCAGTGGGGCCGCAGTACGCGGAGTGTTCAAACATCGACAACGCCCACCGTCTTGAGGGCAAGCTCATGCTGATTGTTGGTGAGATGGACGACAACGTGCCCCCCGAATCGACCTACCGCTTGGTCGATGCATTGATCAGGGCCGACAAGGATTTCGACTTTGTTCTTGTGCCTGGCGCCGGGCACGGAATGGGAGGGGGGTACGGGTACCGGCGGATGCAGGAATTCCTCGTCGAACACCTAATCGACAACGCCGAACAGGGTCCGTCCACGTCGGAATCTGCCGAACCGACGACTGCCGGAGTCAACACGGCGGAATCAGACACCCAGGGTGACGGGGCTATTTAG
- a CDS encoding GntR family transcriptional regulator: MKSKPSLADYIYSDVAASLAENGEPPCRLTLSSIASHYGVSLSPVRTAVERLVSDKLLKTFDNGRLAIGSRKSLPKAAAFKNVAPPVNHEKVIQADVIRRSLLGEEGFLRENWSAERYGIGRTALRPILSRLAGQGLIERVPRRGWKIRPFDKDDLCAFISIRELLELEALRLARPTLKKDRLQELLKANQTADLMSPQSLDNNLHQYWISNCGNPYIKRFFSLEAVYYRTLFDYAAPEASVVEQMADQHCRVLEALINDNFRVAKDALKEHIQAQKPITQALIDQLQESHNAAKESA; the protein is encoded by the coding sequence ATGAAGAGCAAACCTAGCCTCGCCGATTACATCTACTCGGACGTCGCTGCCAGCTTGGCGGAGAACGGAGAGCCGCCTTGCCGGCTTACCCTTTCGTCGATTGCGTCGCACTACGGTGTGAGCCTCAGCCCTGTTCGCACGGCCGTAGAACGGCTGGTGTCGGACAAGCTTCTCAAGACGTTCGACAACGGCCGTCTCGCCATTGGGAGCAGGAAGAGTCTGCCGAAGGCCGCCGCGTTCAAGAACGTCGCGCCGCCGGTCAACCACGAGAAGGTCATTCAGGCGGACGTCATCCGGCGGAGCCTGCTCGGCGAAGAGGGCTTCCTGCGAGAGAATTGGTCGGCCGAGCGTTATGGCATCGGCCGCACCGCTCTGCGTCCAATACTAAGCCGACTGGCGGGCCAGGGACTGATTGAGCGGGTTCCGCGTCGTGGTTGGAAGATCCGCCCCTTCGACAAAGACGACCTGTGCGCGTTCATCAGCATCCGCGAGCTGCTCGAGCTAGAGGCCCTGCGGTTGGCCAGGCCCACTCTGAAGAAGGACCGTCTGCAAGAACTGCTAAAGGCCAATCAGACTGCGGACTTGATGAGCCCACAGTCGCTGGACAACAATCTTCATCAGTACTGGATCTCGAACTGCGGCAACCCCTACATCAAGCGGTTTTTTAGCCTCGAAGCGGTTTACTACCGCACGCTCTTTGACTACGCGGCGCCCGAAGCGTCTGTGGTTGAGCAGATGGCCGACCAGCACTGCCGGGTGCTGGAAGCTCTGATCAACGACAATTTCCGGGTGGCGAAGGACGCACTCAAGGAGCACATCCAAGCGCAGAAGCCGATTACCCAGGCCCTTATTGATCAGCTGCAGGAGTCGCACAACGCCGCGAAGGAAAGCGCCTGA
- a CDS encoding aldehyde dehydrogenase family protein, producing MHPVLVGREWRPANAVGEFSAHDPNTGESLDEKFPISDWVDCDLALTASAAAAEELDLTPPDSIAEFLESYAQKIDDAAQDLSELASRETGLPVSPRLLEVEVPRTNGQLRQAAAAARSGVWREPVHDESSDLHTCYGPLGPVMIFGPNNFPFAFNAISGGDFAAAIAAGNPVIAKAHPDHPGTTRMLAELAHAAASEAGLPDATVQLLYGMGPDDGLRMVGDQRLSAISFTGSRPSGMKLKAAAEAGGVLAYLEMSSVNPVFFLPGALREEGSKLAQELAGSCLLGTGQFCTCPNLCVLVAGDDCDHWLSEVSTAMADREPGVLLSIATLRSLERSVAALAAAGASVVTGGARLDAPGYRYQNTLLSCTGETFLASPSALQSEAFGPATLAVVAADEEQAVSIARAIEGSLTACIYSATDGSDDQLSSSLMTVLRRKAGRLLNDKMPTGVAVSPAMNHGGPFPATGHPGFTAVGMPAAIRRFAKLDCYDAVRPERLPACLRTPA from the coding sequence ATGCATCCAGTGCTTGTAGGCCGCGAGTGGCGGCCGGCCAACGCGGTTGGCGAATTCTCGGCGCACGATCCCAACACGGGTGAGTCGCTAGACGAAAAGTTCCCGATCAGCGATTGGGTTGATTGCGACCTAGCCCTAACGGCCTCCGCAGCAGCAGCCGAAGAGCTTGATCTGACGCCGCCCGACTCGATCGCTGAGTTCCTCGAGTCCTACGCCCAAAAAATCGACGACGCCGCGCAGGATCTCTCCGAGCTGGCCTCGCGCGAGACCGGCCTGCCGGTAAGCCCGCGTCTGCTTGAGGTCGAGGTCCCGCGTACGAATGGCCAACTAAGGCAGGCCGCCGCCGCTGCACGATCCGGCGTATGGCGGGAGCCTGTGCACGACGAATCGTCCGACCTGCACACGTGCTACGGGCCGCTCGGCCCGGTAATGATCTTCGGCCCCAACAACTTCCCGTTCGCGTTCAATGCGATCTCCGGCGGTGACTTTGCCGCCGCCATCGCGGCGGGGAACCCAGTGATCGCCAAGGCGCACCCCGACCATCCCGGCACAACGCGGATGCTGGCCGAGCTGGCCCACGCCGCCGCGTCCGAGGCCGGCCTGCCCGACGCGACCGTCCAGCTGCTCTACGGAATGGGCCCGGACGACGGGCTGCGGATGGTTGGGGACCAACGGCTTTCAGCCATCTCATTCACCGGCAGCCGGCCGAGTGGCATGAAGCTGAAGGCGGCCGCGGAAGCGGGAGGGGTGCTCGCCTACCTGGAGATGTCGAGCGTCAACCCGGTGTTCTTCCTCCCTGGCGCCCTGCGTGAGGAGGGCTCGAAGCTGGCCCAGGAGCTAGCCGGCAGCTGCCTGCTAGGAACCGGTCAGTTCTGCACCTGCCCCAACCTGTGTGTACTGGTCGCGGGCGACGACTGCGACCACTGGCTGAGCGAAGTCTCGACCGCCATGGCCGACCGCGAGCCGGGTGTGCTGCTGAGCATTGCGACACTCCGCTCCCTCGAGCGTTCGGTCGCGGCGCTCGCGGCGGCGGGCGCGTCGGTCGTCACAGGAGGGGCAAGGCTCGACGCCCCTGGGTACCGCTATCAGAACACCTTGCTGAGTTGCACAGGCGAGACGTTCCTGGCCTCGCCCTCGGCGCTGCAAAGCGAGGCGTTCGGACCGGCCACGCTAGCGGTCGTGGCGGCAGACGAAGAGCAAGCGGTTTCGATCGCTAGGGCGATCGAAGGGAGCCTGACCGCGTGCATCTACTCGGCGACCGACGGGAGCGACGACCAACTCTCTTCGAGTCTGATGACCGTGCTCAGGCGCAAGGCCGGCAGACTTCTGAACGACAAGATGCCAACGGGGGTCGCTGTTTCGCCGGCTATGAATCACGGCGGTCCCTTTCCGGCTACCGGCCACCCGGGCTTCACGGCAGTAGGCATGCCGGCCGCCATCCGGCGGTTTGCCAAACTCGACTGCTACGACGCGGTCCGTCCCGAACGACTGCCGGCATGCCTCAGGACGCCGGCGTGA
- a CDS encoding dihydrodipicolinate synthase family protein — protein MANLWTGVYPAVTTQFRDDESMDVEATLSHVSALLDAGVHGIIMLGTVGENCSLDRQEKVDLLKATVELVGGRVPVLTGVAEYTTSMACAYSQTAQEVGADGLMLLPAMVYKSDAKETIAHFRTVASAIDLPIMCYNNPISYSIDITPEMFDEMSDEPKFVAIKESSENTRRITDIRNRCGDRYTLLCGVDDLVLESLILGAEGWVSGLVNAFPAENRLLWDLVQAGRWEEALLVYQWYTPLLHLDTHPKLVQYIKLANVECGYGSEVVRAPRLPLVGAERAAILKIIRDAIETRPTTVSSRGDAALAR, from the coding sequence ATGGCGAATCTTTGGACCGGGGTCTACCCGGCGGTCACCACGCAGTTTCGTGATGACGAGTCGATGGATGTCGAGGCGACGTTGTCGCATGTTAGCGCCCTGCTGGACGCCGGCGTGCACGGCATCATCATGCTGGGCACGGTCGGCGAGAACTGCTCGCTCGACCGACAAGAGAAGGTCGACTTGCTGAAGGCGACGGTCGAGCTCGTTGGCGGCCGCGTGCCGGTGCTGACCGGGGTGGCCGAGTATACTACTTCGATGGCGTGTGCCTACTCTCAAACGGCCCAAGAAGTGGGCGCCGATGGGCTCATGCTGCTGCCGGCGATGGTCTACAAGTCGGACGCCAAGGAAACAATCGCCCACTTCCGGACGGTGGCTTCCGCGATCGATCTGCCGATCATGTGCTACAACAACCCGATAAGCTACAGCATCGACATCACGCCGGAGATGTTCGACGAGATGTCGGACGAGCCGAAGTTCGTGGCGATTAAAGAATCGTCGGAGAACACCCGCCGCATCACCGACATCCGCAACCGCTGCGGCGACCGGTACACGCTTCTTTGCGGCGTGGACGACCTAGTTCTCGAGAGCTTGATCCTCGGAGCGGAAGGCTGGGTTTCCGGTCTTGTGAATGCGTTCCCGGCCGAAAACCGCCTGCTTTGGGACCTGGTTCAGGCCGGCCGCTGGGAAGAGGCCCTGCTCGTCTACCAGTGGTACACGCCGCTGCTGCACCTCGACACCCACCCGAAGCTGGTCCAGTACATCAAGCTCGCCAACGTCGAGTGCGGGTACGGGTCAGAAGTGGTGCGTGCCCCCCGACTGCCTCTTGTGGGCGCCGAGCGTGCGGCGATATTGAAGATCATTCGGGACGCCATTGAAACGAGACCAACCACGGTCTCGTCGCGGGGCGACGCCGCTTTGGCGCGTTGA
- a CDS encoding DUF1559 family PulG-like putative transporter, whose protein sequence is MRRWALMASGCWSPLTATPGKQAKRRSTSLKRRRRRIVKRTALVRACADTIEWTAKPMGSAMGRDVASKRVWGLRRLSSRSPGFTLVELLVVIAIIGVLIALLLPAVQAARESARRTQCKNQMKQWALACLLHVDTLTRFPTAGHNQIYHVDRTMENGRPATLGKQAWGWMYQTMPYLEENALWSDANDLVVLRNGPTSIFCPSRRTPTFTTVWYPTGGLLNDYVGNGGDTDTVGNSLQSKSLTPYRGATPYDRKYIHTGVIVSQDPTAKAAKTALKNPLVAPRHITDGTSKTMLLGEKYVPGNLYEGKSHGDNFAWIQGAQWEGVRFANNPPKNDDPIELAPDGRGGYVCGDCDQFGSAHAGGFNVALCDGSVTLVSYDIDPDLAWKALCNRADGEIFELQ, encoded by the coding sequence ATGAGAAGGTGGGCGTTGATGGCAAGCGGATGCTGGTCACCCTTGACGGCTACACCCGGGAAGCAAGCGAAACGGAGATCAACGAGCTTGAAGAGAAGGCGAAGGCGAATCGTTAAGCGTACGGCGCTCGTGCGTGCCTGCGCGGACACAATCGAATGGACCGCAAAACCGATGGGAAGTGCAATGGGTAGGGATGTCGCTTCGAAACGTGTTTGGGGACTACGCAGGCTTTCGAGCCGGAGCCCTGGGTTTACTCTCGTCGAACTTCTGGTGGTGATAGCGATTATCGGCGTTCTAATCGCGCTGCTGCTGCCGGCTGTGCAGGCGGCCAGGGAGTCCGCGCGACGAACACAGTGTAAGAATCAGATGAAGCAGTGGGCTCTGGCTTGCCTGCTGCATGTCGATACCCTGACCCGCTTCCCAACCGCTGGGCACAATCAGATCTACCATGTCGACCGGACCATGGAAAACGGTCGGCCCGCGACACTCGGGAAGCAGGCCTGGGGTTGGATGTATCAGACCATGCCCTACCTCGAAGAGAACGCCTTGTGGAGCGACGCAAACGACCTAGTCGTGCTCCGCAACGGCCCCACCTCGATATTCTGCCCCAGCCGTCGGACCCCCACATTTACGACTGTCTGGTACCCCACCGGAGGGCTGCTGAACGACTACGTTGGCAACGGCGGCGACACCGATACGGTGGGGAATTCTCTGCAGTCTAAGAGCCTCACGCCCTACAGGGGAGCAACTCCCTACGACAGAAAGTACATCCACACGGGAGTTATCGTTTCGCAAGACCCTACCGCGAAGGCGGCGAAGACTGCGTTAAAGAACCCTCTGGTAGCGCCTCGACACATTACGGACGGCACTTCGAAGACGATGCTGCTTGGCGAAAAATACGTGCCCGGCAACCTCTACGAGGGTAAGTCGCACGGAGACAACTTCGCTTGGATCCAGGGCGCCCAATGGGAAGGCGTGCGTTTTGCGAACAACCCACCAAAGAACGACGACCCAATCGAGCTAGCGCCCGACGGCCGCGGCGGGTACGTCTGTGGCGACTGCGACCAGTTCGGCTCCGCCCACGCCGGCGGATTCAACGTCGCGTTGTGCGATGGTTCGGTGACTCTGGTGAGCTACGACATCGACCCGGATCTTGCCTGGAAGGCGTTGTGCAACCGTGCCGACGGCGAGATTTTTGAGCTGCAGTAG